A genomic window from Cloacibacillus evryensis DSM 19522 includes:
- a CDS encoding helix-turn-helix domain-containing protein, with product MAGKRSVQLKKIVKRYWKSRLSDEMRFLAAMSADDLQISSIPKPHFHNTFTMSALEDGSLPISFHGGTVILHPGEMLIIGHNIPHMVDLAHINDACYYRTATINESLLDYSVLAKIKEAENTISKISDKSLWEKFVREQRNIESGDTDKINTMRSLSETMLSEISKNVLLRFQVTSPYIRRIMKYMEDNYMVALSLEDLAKEVNLSPFHFTRLFKQEVGMSPHAYVTQLRVNRAQDLILRGESLLGIAYELGFADQSHFSRTFLKLTGVSPVRFNTTSKTDVI from the coding sequence ATGGCTGGGAAACGTTCCGTCCAATTAAAAAAAATCGTTAAACGTTACTGGAAATCGCGCCTTAGTGACGAGATGCGTTTCCTGGCTGCGATGTCTGCAGATGACTTACAGATATCAAGTATTCCCAAACCTCATTTTCATAATACCTTTACGATGAGCGCTCTGGAAGATGGGAGCCTGCCGATTTCATTCCATGGAGGCACCGTAATCCTGCACCCCGGAGAAATGTTGATCATCGGCCATAACATACCCCATATGGTCGACTTGGCCCATATCAACGACGCTTGTTACTACAGGACGGCAACGATAAACGAGAGTCTCCTCGACTATTCTGTTCTCGCAAAGATAAAAGAGGCAGAAAACACTATCTCAAAGATATCAGATAAAAGCCTTTGGGAAAAGTTTGTTCGTGAGCAGAGAAACATTGAAAGCGGCGATACAGACAAAATCAACACCATGAGATCACTTTCCGAGACGATGCTCTCCGAAATATCCAAGAATGTTCTGCTGCGTTTTCAGGTAACATCGCCATATATAAGGCGAATAATGAAATACATGGAAGATAATTATATGGTTGCACTTAGCCTGGAAGACCTAGCGAAAGAGGTAAACTTGAGCCCCTTTCATTTTACTCGATTATTTAAACAAGAAGTGGGGATGTCTCCTCACGCCTACGTCACACAGCTTCGTGTAAACAGGGCACAGGACTTGATACTGCGTGGTGAATCGCTGTTAGGAATCGCCTACGAACTGGGGTTTGCGGACCAGAGTCATTTCTCAAGAACCTTTTTAAAACTCACCGGCGTATCGCCGGTAAGGTTTAATACGACATCCAAAACAGATGTTATATAG
- a CDS encoding proline racemase family protein, which yields MNAKRMAAIVDTHTSGAPTRIIIGGGPLLKGETFADHWLDFKENHDDFRRFVMWEPHGHDNMFGALLTRPVNPEAHYGIVFMDSDSSVSMCGHGSIGVSRTLIDLGMIEKKEPYTEVVLEAPAGLVKVKVEVRNGVVGDVILRNVPCFVQMKDVGITLPSTGQKIKLDIAFGGNYTAMVPADQFGFNIDPNEIKEMIPLGIEIRDAVNDQIKFQHPTNPALNKIILTEFTLDAPQGEAKRNLVTWAAGQLARSACGTGTSARLACLADRRQLAPGVWFDHAGVTGSIFNGSYEPGPKVGEFNTIIPYIKGRSYVTGFNWLIQQEGDELADGFLIKR from the coding sequence ATGAACGCAAAACGTATGGCGGCAATTGTAGACACACATACCAGCGGCGCTCCTACAAGAATAATTATTGGAGGCGGCCCGCTTCTCAAAGGAGAAACTTTTGCCGACCACTGGCTGGATTTTAAAGAAAACCATGACGATTTTCGCCGTTTTGTAATGTGGGAACCACACGGACATGACAACATGTTCGGCGCTCTTTTGACGCGCCCTGTAAATCCGGAAGCACATTACGGGATCGTTTTTATGGACAGCGACAGCAGCGTTTCCATGTGCGGACACGGCTCAATAGGAGTCTCACGTACATTAATAGACTTAGGGATGATCGAGAAAAAAGAACCCTATACAGAGGTAGTACTAGAAGCTCCGGCTGGGCTGGTAAAAGTCAAAGTCGAGGTAAGAAACGGCGTCGTCGGGGACGTAATTCTGCGAAACGTTCCTTGCTTCGTACAGATGAAGGATGTTGGGATAACTCTTCCATCTACTGGTCAAAAGATCAAGCTTGATATCGCCTTTGGTGGAAATTATACGGCGATGGTCCCCGCAGATCAGTTCGGCTTCAATATCGACCCCAATGAGATAAAGGAGATGATCCCGTTAGGGATAGAGATCCGAGACGCGGTCAACGATCAGATAAAATTCCAACATCCGACCAATCCGGCACTGAATAAAATAATTCTCACAGAATTCACTTTGGACGCTCCCCAAGGAGAGGCGAAACGCAATTTGGTCACTTGGGCCGCGGGGCAGCTCGCCCGCTCCGCCTGCGGTACAGGGACAAGCGCGCGTCTGGCCTGCCTGGCAGACAGGCGGCAGCTCGCCCCCGGCGTATGGTTCGACCACGCGGGCGTCACAGGCAGTATTTTCAACGGTTCATATGAACCCGGCCCAAAGGTCGGCGAATTTAATACCATTATCCCTTACATAAAGGGGCGCTCCTATGTAACCGGTTTCAACTGGCTCATCCAGCAGGAAGGCGATGAGTTAGCGGACGGATTCCTTATCAAGAGATAA
- a CDS encoding sodium:solute symporter family protein, which translates to MNYLVVKNLDIMVIVIYFIAVIGNGIYWSRKAKQSNDFLLGGKSFGIFSTLCTQGATMKGSGALMGYSAGAYVSGTGVLISSQCYSLGAWGAILSGIARKLKKCSNIIDIRSSGDLFLRRFDSPLLKKLSGLGGAWLALSIMSGNMAAVGLLIHLLFNKYGLTFEASLIIGMTVTIIYTTLGGLVSVVHNDVLQWLIMTPLIFIVVPAMLIIYGGATPTAIHAALNAEQYFSLRPNIWWLGYLLSGVLAACCDVNHLTRFITAKDEKTAVKGSMLGFTFCTLLAGLVIFFGLTAAMLIEPSVVASNKDGVILALISRILPAGLVGLFIAATLAMTISTIDSNLNTSVLCIMVDILEPSLPKETTEKQKLFYCRVINFIIAGLSIFFVLKVKGIVAIMGMGFNVYSSAFFVPLMSCMFWKKATRNGCLSGIVSGGLMAIIAINMKLPLPVVLGVAVSLVLTILVSLVTCKGNAKRGLLPGFSDSGQKIDRQVFIACMLGASGSLIFSIGVGMWINWICIFIGTAAMYFCVRILDRAFSEYQLSA; encoded by the coding sequence ATGAATTATTTGGTAGTTAAAAATCTCGATATTATGGTGATCGTTATATACTTTATAGCGGTTATCGGCAATGGCATCTACTGGAGCAGGAAGGCAAAGCAAAGCAACGATTTTCTGCTGGGTGGCAAATCCTTCGGCATATTCTCCACTCTCTGTACTCAGGGCGCGACAATGAAAGGCTCTGGGGCTCTGATGGGGTACAGTGCGGGAGCCTACGTCAGCGGGACTGGAGTTCTCATTTCCAGCCAATGTTACAGCCTCGGCGCATGGGGAGCCATACTTTCCGGAATTGCACGGAAACTTAAAAAATGTTCCAATATCATAGACATACGCAGCTCAGGCGATCTTTTTCTCAGAAGGTTCGACAGTCCCCTGCTAAAAAAACTATCGGGACTTGGCGGCGCGTGGCTGGCGCTGTCAATAATGAGTGGAAATATGGCGGCGGTCGGACTGCTCATACATCTGCTATTTAACAAATACGGGCTAACCTTTGAGGCTTCACTCATTATCGGCATGACAGTTACAATCATCTACACAACTCTCGGCGGCCTAGTCTCTGTTGTTCACAACGACGTGCTGCAATGGCTGATCATGACGCCGCTAATCTTCATTGTCGTTCCGGCGATGCTAATAATATACGGCGGGGCGACACCGACGGCGATCCATGCCGCGCTGAATGCGGAACAATATTTCTCCTTGAGACCTAACATCTGGTGGCTGGGTTATCTTTTAAGCGGTGTATTGGCGGCCTGCTGCGACGTAAACCATCTTACAAGATTTATCACCGCCAAAGATGAGAAGACCGCCGTCAAAGGAAGCATGCTTGGCTTCACCTTCTGCACTCTGCTTGCCGGGCTAGTGATCTTCTTCGGCCTTACTGCGGCGATGCTCATCGAACCATCCGTTGTCGCTTCAAATAAAGACGGCGTGATCCTCGCCCTTATTTCTAGGATACTGCCAGCAGGCCTCGTCGGCCTCTTTATCGCGGCAACTCTCGCCATGACCATCTCTACGATCGACTCAAACCTCAATACCTCCGTCCTTTGCATAATGGTCGACATTCTTGAACCCTCGCTGCCCAAGGAAACAACGGAAAAACAGAAACTTTTCTATTGCCGCGTAATCAACTTTATCATCGCCGGACTCTCAATATTCTTCGTACTTAAAGTCAAGGGGATCGTGGCAATAATGGGAATGGGGTTCAACGTCTACTCTTCGGCGTTCTTTGTTCCGCTTATGTCCTGCATGTTCTGGAAAAAGGCTACGAGAAACGGCTGCCTTAGCGGGATCGTCTCCGGAGGTCTTATGGCAATCATCGCCATTAACATGAAACTGCCGTTACCCGTCGTGTTGGGCGTAGCTGTCTCGCTGGTATTGACAATTTTAGTCTCCTTGGTCACCTGCAAAGGCAATGCAAAGAGAGGCCTGCTACCGGGGTTCAGCGACAGCGGGCAAAAGATCGACCGTCAAGTATTTATAGCTTGTATGCTCGGAGCCTCCGGTTCACTGATTTTTTCTATCGGCGTGGGGATGTGGATAAACTGGATTTGTATTTTTATTGGCACGGCGGCAATGTATTTCTGCGTACGTATTCTCGATAGAGCGTTTTCAGAGTATCAGCTAAGCGCCTAG
- a CDS encoding DUF805 domain-containing protein → MEDFIYSYKKMFANYFVFEGRTSRTDYWRAAAVNIVIGLALLLLRHFLPAFGLISYLYGLAAAVPVPALTARRLHDADKSGWWTPTAFFPALNIALVAYCCLAEASRGRNRFGY, encoded by the coding sequence ATGGAAGATTTTATATATTCCTATAAAAAGATGTTCGCCAACTACTTCGTTTTTGAGGGCAGGACCTCGCGGACGGATTACTGGCGGGCGGCGGCGGTCAATATCGTCATCGGCCTCGCCCTCCTGCTGCTGAGGCACTTTCTACCGGCTTTCGGCCTCATAAGCTATCTCTACGGCCTCGCCGCCGCCGTACCGGTCCCCGCGCTAACGGCGCGCCGCCTGCACGACGCCGATAAGAGCGGCTGGTGGACGCCGACCGCCTTCTTTCCGGCGCTCAACATCGCGCTGGTCGCCTATTGCTGTCTGGCGGAGGCAAGCCGCGGCCGGAACAGATTCGGATATTAA
- a CDS encoding saccharopine dehydrogenase family protein has product MKAVQIGGGLVGNIIAGDMSNDFDVTVVDLNESVLERIKAKNPTVKTAVCSCTDAQKLSGILKGADIVTAGVPGRFGNAMMEAVIKSGKNFCDISFMPEDFEELDGLAKENGVTVVPDIGVAPGMSNFLVGRGAALLDEVEKAVICVGGIPEKKIPPFNYQITWSATDVIEEYTRPARYISDFKPVVIEAMGDLDIEEFPKVGTLETFITDGLRSLMKNIKARNMQERTMRWPGHVEQMRLLRTMGLFDEEKRLLGGNMLRPRDVACDLLFPMWKMDPEAGDRDLTIMKIVVEGYKGRDYVTYTWDLYDRFDEASWNNSMGRCTGLTCSIFAHAVTSGLIKEKGVIAPEKLAASDKLYNFVIDEQKRRGINYIESVNIIKNIR; this is encoded by the coding sequence ATGAAGGCAGTACAAATCGGCGGAGGGCTTGTGGGGAATATCATCGCTGGCGATATGAGCAATGATTTTGACGTTACCGTGGTGGATCTAAACGAAAGCGTGCTCGAGAGAATAAAGGCAAAAAACCCCACTGTGAAAACGGCCGTCTGTTCATGTACCGACGCCCAAAAACTTTCAGGTATATTGAAGGGCGCTGATATAGTTACCGCGGGGGTCCCTGGGCGCTTTGGGAACGCGATGATGGAAGCCGTGATAAAGTCTGGGAAAAATTTTTGCGATATATCGTTCATGCCGGAGGATTTTGAGGAGCTTGACGGACTGGCAAAGGAAAATGGCGTTACTGTGGTGCCGGATATCGGTGTCGCGCCCGGCATGTCGAATTTTCTCGTGGGGCGCGGGGCCGCTCTGCTCGACGAAGTGGAGAAGGCGGTAATATGCGTCGGCGGCATTCCCGAAAAGAAAATTCCTCCGTTCAACTATCAGATTACATGGTCTGCGACCGACGTTATAGAGGAATATACACGGCCAGCCCGCTACATCAGCGATTTCAAGCCGGTGGTAATAGAGGCGATGGGTGATCTGGATATTGAGGAATTTCCCAAAGTCGGTACCCTTGAGACCTTCATTACCGACGGGCTCCGTTCTCTTATGAAGAACATAAAGGCGAGGAACATGCAGGAACGTACCATGAGATGGCCAGGGCATGTTGAGCAGATGCGGCTTCTGCGTACGATGGGGCTCTTTGACGAGGAAAAGAGGCTTCTAGGGGGAAACATGCTCAGGCCGCGTGATGTTGCCTGCGACCTCCTTTTTCCCATGTGGAAGATGGACCCTGAAGCAGGCGACCGAGATTTGACGATCATGAAAATAGTCGTCGAAGGGTATAAGGGCCGTGATTACGTTACATACACGTGGGATCTCTATGACCGGTTTGACGAGGCGTCATGGAATAATTCGATGGGGCGCTGTACCGGGCTCACCTGTTCGATATTTGCGCATGCGGTGACTTCCGGCCTGATAAAAGAAAAGGGTGTGATAGCTCCGGAAAAGCTGGCGGCGTCGGATAAACTCTATAATTTCGTAATAGACGAACAAAAAAGGCGCGGTATCAATTATATCGAAAGTGTAAATATAATAAAAAATATACGGTAA
- a CDS encoding saccharopine dehydrogenase family protein, which produces MKKKVTVLGNGLVGSVMALDMAADESYDVTVCDVRKEKLEETIKRSKGKITGKSEVDFASPVSITEAVRGQDLVIGAVPGALGYQMVGAVIKAGVNMSDISFMGEDYRDWDAEAKKCGVTAFEDVGVAPGSSSVLIGYACDQLDEVEDVTYYVTGLPLSPQEPFNYKLVFSLDDLVEEYVRPARIKKEGKIVSVPALSGCKTIDFKIPGLKLPQMEGFFTDGSRTLLDTIPSPNVTEYTLRYPGTAARMEFLREIGLFDLTPVNINGMSVRPRDVFAGLAYPKMELKKDENEFTFYYIEVTGRKDGRRLQYQFSLYDEKDMKTFYPSMSRTTGFPCVIVGKLIAEGILNNPGVNPPEMVGKNGKAVEIFINELKKRNVKIHQEIVEL; this is translated from the coding sequence ATGAAGAAAAAAGTTACTGTACTTGGCAATGGGCTCGTAGGTTCTGTGATGGCGCTTGATATGGCGGCGGACGAGAGCTATGACGTAACAGTTTGTGATGTGAGGAAAGAGAAACTTGAAGAAACTATCAAGAGATCGAAAGGGAAGATCACGGGAAAAAGCGAAGTCGATTTTGCCTCTCCAGTATCGATAACGGAGGCAGTCAGGGGGCAGGATCTTGTGATAGGCGCGGTTCCCGGCGCTCTTGGCTACCAGATGGTCGGTGCCGTGATAAAGGCAGGCGTCAATATGTCCGATATTTCATTTATGGGAGAAGACTATCGCGACTGGGATGCCGAGGCGAAAAAATGCGGAGTCACCGCCTTTGAAGACGTAGGCGTCGCTCCAGGATCTTCAAGCGTTTTGATAGGATATGCCTGTGATCAGCTGGATGAGGTGGAAGATGTCACCTATTATGTTACAGGATTGCCGCTTTCTCCTCAAGAGCCATTCAATTATAAACTTGTCTTTTCTCTCGATGACCTTGTGGAAGAATACGTGCGGCCAGCAAGGATAAAAAAAGAGGGTAAAATTGTCAGCGTGCCGGCGCTTTCCGGTTGTAAAACTATTGATTTCAAGATACCCGGGTTGAAACTTCCGCAAATGGAAGGATTCTTCACAGACGGTTCTAGAACGCTTCTCGATACGATCCCCAGCCCCAACGTAACGGAGTATACCCTAAGATATCCAGGTACCGCGGCGCGGATGGAATTCCTTCGTGAAATAGGCTTATTTGATTTGACGCCGGTAAATATCAACGGAATGAGCGTGCGGCCAAGAGATGTGTTTGCCGGGCTTGCCTACCCGAAAATGGAACTTAAAAAAGATGAAAACGAATTTACGTTTTATTATATCGAAGTTACGGGCAGAAAAGACGGCCGGCGTCTGCAGTATCAGTTCAGCCTGTATGATGAAAAAGACATGAAAACATTCTACCCGTCCATGTCCAGAACGACCGGCTTTCCGTGTGTCATTGTGGGAAAATTGATCGCCGAAGGTATTCTTAACAACCCAGGAGTCAACCCTCCGGAGATGGTCGGGAAAAACGGCAAGGCCGTAGAAATATTTATAAACGAGTTAAAGAAGAGAAACGTTAAGATACATCAGGAAATAGTGGAATTGTAA
- the nhaC gene encoding Na+/H+ antiporter NhaC, with amino-acid sequence MNHLSEKNSPHGRRPGLFESIAIIAAVAAIVMFCVVKLKLDAHIPLFVCILIVIVLGLRLGNKWQVLEDGYVSAVNAATSAFFILMMVGIMIGVWMTSGVITTMIDYGLAILTPKTFLIVSLLICSIVSLATGSSWGTAASIGVALMGVGAGLGISPGMTAGAVISGAYFGDKMSPLSDTTNLAPAVSGAKLYDHIKSMLYTTGTSYAITLMIFIVITLSINISGNYDPTRVFEIRKALASVQLISPFLLLPPVIVIVSTLLKVPAIPGMMLGIVAGALCGMFIQGESFANIISAAQYGYTGTVSADVFGDQIAEMVNTLLTRGGLQGMMWTISLSWIAIGFGGILEAVGYLNVILNASARVLSRPGNLIAATVVSCIGVNLFVGDQYIAIVLPGRLMKPAYERAGLAPHMLSRTLEDAGTLSSPLIPWTTCGAYMSATLGTAAFSYAPYAVLNWVNPLVAVVFGYMGVFVFHVKKEQ; translated from the coding sequence TTGAATCATCTTTCTGAAAAAAACAGCCCTCACGGCAGGCGGCCAGGCCTCTTTGAGTCAATTGCCATAATTGCCGCCGTAGCGGCGATCGTGATGTTTTGTGTTGTGAAATTGAAACTGGACGCTCATATCCCTTTATTCGTTTGTATTCTCATCGTGATTGTTCTGGGACTGCGCCTGGGGAATAAATGGCAGGTCTTGGAGGATGGATATGTATCGGCTGTCAACGCGGCGACGTCCGCCTTTTTTATCCTGATGATGGTGGGGATCATGATCGGCGTTTGGATGACGTCGGGCGTGATTACCACTATGATTGACTACGGACTTGCCATTTTAACGCCTAAAACATTCCTGATAGTTTCTCTGTTGATCTGCAGCATCGTCTCGCTGGCTACTGGGTCTTCTTGGGGGACCGCCGCCAGTATCGGCGTTGCGTTGATGGGAGTGGGGGCGGGGCTGGGAATATCTCCGGGTATGACGGCAGGGGCGGTGATATCCGGGGCGTATTTCGGCGATAAAATGAGCCCTCTCTCGGATACGACGAATTTGGCGCCGGCGGTATCCGGCGCAAAGCTGTACGATCATATTAAATCAATGCTCTATACGACTGGTACCAGTTACGCGATAACGTTAATGATTTTTATCGTGATTACTCTTTCGATCAATATTTCGGGAAATTATGACCCCACGAGAGTCTTTGAGATAAGAAAAGCGCTTGCGTCCGTACAGCTGATCAGCCCATTCCTGTTGCTGCCGCCAGTTATCGTTATAGTCTCTACCCTTTTGAAGGTTCCTGCCATTCCTGGAATGATGCTTGGGATAGTTGCTGGCGCATTGTGCGGAATGTTTATTCAGGGCGAAAGTTTTGCGAATATTATTAGCGCGGCGCAGTATGGATATACGGGGACGGTATCGGCGGATGTCTTTGGCGATCAAATTGCGGAAATGGTCAACACTCTTCTGACACGCGGCGGATTGCAGGGAATGATGTGGACTATCTCGTTAAGCTGGATAGCCATAGGGTTTGGAGGGATACTTGAAGCTGTCGGGTACCTGAACGTTATTCTGAACGCCTCCGCCAGGGTCCTCTCAAGACCCGGGAATCTTATTGCTGCCACTGTAGTGTCGTGTATAGGAGTGAACCTTTTCGTAGGGGACCAATATATAGCAATAGTGCTGCCCGGGCGTCTGATGAAACCGGCCTATGAGAGAGCCGGACTGGCCCCACACATGCTGTCGAGAACGCTTGAGGATGCCGGCACACTTTCTTCCCCGCTCATACCATGGACGACATGCGGAGCTTATATGTCGGCCACTCTGGGCACGGCGGCATTCTCATACGCTCCCTATGCTGTCCTGAACTGGGTAAATCCGTTGGTTGCGGTGGTGTTTGGATATATGGGTGTTTTTGTGTTTCATGTAAAGAAAGAACAGTAA
- a CDS encoding Lrp/AsnC family transcriptional regulator has protein sequence MGRGKIINLDKIGWEILNELQKNPRISYREIGRKVNLSCSSVLERIRRMEEDGIIQDYQVVLDTQKVGYMIQAIIKIKIYSLNDEDILLKKLRSNIYVRQLWVTTGDSDFIMEAVFPVMKDMNDFLVILGKHGRTFSSVVINKPIFNKRLYSLNSQENRIND, from the coding sequence TTGGGACGCGGCAAAATTATTAATCTGGATAAAATCGGATGGGAAATTTTAAATGAGTTACAAAAAAATCCACGGATATCTTACCGGGAGATTGGCAGAAAGGTCAATTTATCCTGTTCCTCTGTTCTGGAGCGTATTCGGAGAATGGAGGAAGACGGCATCATACAGGATTATCAGGTCGTCCTAGATACGCAAAAGGTAGGATATATGATACAGGCGATCATAAAAATCAAGATCTATTCTTTAAATGACGAAGATATCCTTCTAAAAAAGCTTCGCTCAAATATTTATGTCCGGCAACTTTGGGTCACAACAGGCGACAGCGATTTTATAATGGAAGCCGTTTTTCCAGTTATGAAGGACATGAATGATTTCCTTGTGATACTGGGCAAGCACGGGCGGACATTTTCATCTGTAGTCATAAACAAACCAATTTTCAACAAACGCCTATACTCCTTAAATAGTCAGGAAAACAGAATAAACGATTAA
- a CDS encoding sugar O-acetyltransferase, translated as MGENSAGNYGGDPLVARICRCSELLLELNGTPNGEKERRNTLLTQLLGGRGEWLCVRSPFYANVGGNIFLGENCFINMNCTFLDDDRITIGDYTLIAPDVKIYTAFHPMTPEARWEEKHIVDGFEFPVTCTAPVTIGAHVWIGGGTIILPGVSIGDGCVVGAGSLVTRDIPAGSVAYGSPCRVVREI; from the coding sequence ATGGGTGAAAACAGCGCGGGAAATTATGGAGGAGATCCACTGGTGGCGCGGATATGCCGTTGCTCGGAACTGCTGCTGGAACTCAACGGAACGCCGAACGGTGAAAAAGAGCGGCGAAATACCCTGCTCACGCAGCTTCTCGGAGGCCGCGGGGAGTGGCTCTGCGTCCGTTCGCCCTTTTATGCCAATGTCGGAGGAAATATCTTTCTCGGCGAAAACTGCTTTATCAATATGAACTGCACCTTCCTTGACGACGACAGGATAACGATAGGTGACTACACACTGATCGCCCCCGATGTGAAGATATATACTGCCTTTCATCCAATGACGCCGGAAGCGCGTTGGGAGGAAAAGCATATTGTCGACGGTTTTGAATTCCCCGTCACCTGTACCGCGCCGGTAACGATCGGCGCGCACGTCTGGATAGGCGGCGGCACGATCATCCTGCCCGGCGTCTCCATCGGCGACGGATGCGTCGTCGGCGCGGGCAGTCTCGTAACGCGCGACATCCCCGCCGGAAGCGTCGCCTACGGCAGCCCTTGCCGCGTGGTGCGGGAGATATGA
- a CDS encoding DUF2075 domain-containing protein: MGKRVDAVLLYQNIVFLMEFKCGDANYRQSTSDQVCDYALDLRNFHKESLDKLLVPIMIPTEASAMPCVICEHERILEPICCNASNIANAIHAVTSHYNDEPDFDYNKWETSAYYPTPTIVEAAQALYQGHNVHDITRSDAGAENLTVTTDEINKIIDYSKKEKRKSICFVTGVPGAGKTLVGLNIAIERSNAETGERAVFLSGNYPLVTVLQEALARDEVVQKAQQNNQISKATALRETVAFIQIIHKYRDSFVENENIPPEHVVIFDEAQRAWTHDMIKKFMSTKKDIMEFPYSEPEFLISTMDRHKDWAVIICLVGGGQEINTGEAGLPEWFDSLRRSFSNWDIYVTPQLNDDEYRRGRRWESMISKLQVYKRDKMHLSTSVRSFRTPELAAFVKAVLDVNTKGAQQLYQRIKNNYPIVITRDLKKAKEWVREHSQGTTRYGLLASSGALRLKAEGLFVKNDIDVANWFLNGKDDVRSSYALEDVVTEFDIQGLELDYSVVAWGADFRFSNEQWSRNNFVGNRWNNVISEEKRLYLKNAYRVLLTRARQGMAIFIPLGSDTDISRKREFYDGTYNYLKEVGIKNL; encoded by the coding sequence ATGGGTAAACGTGTCGATGCTGTTTTACTCTATCAAAACATTGTCTTTCTCATGGAATTCAAGTGTGGTGACGCAAACTATCGGCAGTCAACCTCCGACCAAGTATGTGATTATGCATTGGACCTTCGTAATTTTCATAAAGAAAGCCTTGATAAATTGCTGGTTCCGATTATGATTCCTACGGAAGCTAGCGCAATGCCTTGTGTTATTTGTGAACATGAACGTATTCTTGAACCAATTTGCTGTAATGCGAGTAATATTGCTAACGCGATTCATGCTGTAACGTCACATTATAATGATGAACCAGATTTTGACTATAACAAATGGGAAACTTCGGCCTATTACCCTACACCAACGATTGTTGAAGCAGCCCAAGCATTGTACCAAGGGCACAACGTGCATGACATTACAAGAAGTGATGCTGGCGCAGAAAACCTGACAGTTACTACTGACGAAATTAATAAGATAATTGACTACAGTAAAAAAGAAAAAAGAAAATCAATATGCTTTGTGACGGGAGTACCAGGTGCAGGAAAGACTTTGGTAGGTTTAAATATTGCTATTGAACGTTCAAATGCGGAAACCGGAGAACGTGCAGTTTTTCTGTCGGGCAACTATCCTCTTGTAACAGTGCTTCAAGAAGCTCTGGCACGCGATGAGGTCGTACAAAAAGCACAACAAAACAACCAAATATCTAAAGCAACAGCACTGCGCGAAACAGTTGCTTTCATACAGATTATTCATAAATATCGGGATTCCTTTGTGGAAAATGAGAATATTCCGCCCGAGCATGTCGTTATCTTTGACGAAGCACAGCGTGCTTGGACTCATGATATGATTAAAAAATTCATGTCCACAAAAAAAGATATTATGGAATTTCCATACAGCGAGCCGGAGTTTTTAATCAGCACGATGGATCGCCACAAAGACTGGGCAGTTATCATTTGTCTCGTTGGCGGAGGACAGGAGATAAACACGGGAGAAGCTGGCCTTCCTGAATGGTTTGACTCTCTACGACGTTCCTTTTCAAATTGGGATATATATGTCACACCTCAACTAAACGATGATGAATATCGCCGTGGTCGGAGGTGGGAAAGTATGATCTCCAAACTTCAAGTTTATAAAAGAGACAAAATGCATCTATCTACTTCAGTACGTTCCTTCAGAACGCCGGAACTAGCAGCGTTTGTGAAAGCAGTTCTTGATGTAAATACCAAAGGAGCACAACAGTTATATCAGCGAATAAAGAATAACTATCCTATTGTAATCACCAGAGATCTAAAAAAAGCCAAAGAATGGGTACGAGAACATTCTCAAGGTACTACCAGATACGGCCTACTTGCAAGTAGTGGCGCTCTTAGACTGAAGGCAGAAGGTCTTTTCGTAAAGAACGACATTGACGTTGCTAACTGGTTCCTAAATGGAAAAGATGATGTGCGTTCTAGTTATGCTCTTGAAGATGTCGTTACAGAATTTGATATACAAGGCCTAGAATTGGATTATTCCGTTGTTGCTTGGGGTGCGGACTTCCGTTTTTCCAATGAACAATGGAGTCGCAATAATTTTGTAGGTAATCGCTGGAATAATGTAATCTCTGAAGAAAAACGCCTATACCTTAAAAACGCCTATCGCGTACTTCTCACTCGGGCACGGCAAGGTATGGCTATATTTATCCCATTAGGTAGTGATACCGATATTTCCCGCAAAAGAGAATTTTATGATGGAACATATAATTATTTGAAAGAGGTTGGTATAAAAAATTTGTAA